The DNA window CAGGTTGGGTAAAGAATTCCACCATTGGGGTTCAGATCAAAGCCATTGGCAATGAAGACCATTTGGAGAAATTTATTCGCGATATTTCATTGCTGGCTCCTCCAGTGGCCGAAATAAGCGAGGTTCAGGTTATTGTATCGTCACCAAATGGAGAGAAGGGGTTTCATATTATTCCCAGTTCAGGAAAGAAGGAGGAAATTACCGAGGTATCGCCCGATATTGCCGTTTGTGCCGATTGTCTTAAGGACCTGGAAAACCAGAACCACAGAATTGATTACCCCTTGATTAACTGCACCAATTGCGGCCCCCGTTTCAGCATAATCAAAGCCCTTCCTTACGACCGCCCGCAAACCACCATGGCTGCATTTCCAATGTGCAGCAAGTGCTCGGATGAATATAGTAATATTCACAACAGGCGATTTCATGCCCAACCGGTGGCTTGTAACGCTTGCGGGCCAGTTTACAGCCTTTACTCCCCCGCTGGGGAAAAGATCGAGTGTAAAAACTTGATCAGGGAGGCAGCTCGCATTCTTGATGAGGGAAAAATACTTGCCATTAAGGGAACCGGTGGTTTTCACCTTGCATGCGATGCTTTGAATAGCGAAACCGTTAACCGTCTCAGAACTGGAAAACTTAGGGAAGGAAAACCTTTTGCAATAATGTTTTCAAGCATTGAAACCTTATCGGAATTTGCCAGTTTGAAGTTGGAAGAAAAAACTTCCATAACTTCCTGGCAACGCCCCATCGTCCTTGTTGACGGGAAAAACAATCTTCAAGGCACAGTCAATGCAGGTTTAACGAGGATCGGCGCTTTTCTTCCCTATATGCCTTTCCAATATCTGTTGTTCAGGCACCTTTCTACCAAGGCTATAATCTTTACCAGCGGAAACCTTTCCGAAGAACCCGTAATCATTGACCCCAAAGTAGCCCTGAGAAAGCTCGGGCAGGGGTTCGATTTTTTGATCGATTACAACCGTGACATTTATAACCGCACCGACGATTCAGTGGTGCAGCATATTGACGGGAACATTCAAATCATTAGACGCTCGCGCGGGTTTGTACCCAAACCAATAACCCTGGAGTTCGATGCGGAAGGCATTTTTGCTACCGGCGCCGAGCTGAAAAATTGTTTTTGTCTGGGCAAGGGAAATCTGGCCATCATGAGCCAGCACATTGGCGACTTAAAGAATATGGAGACCTTCAACTTCTTCGCCGAATCCTTATCCAGATTCAGTGGTTTGTTCAGGTTCAAACCACTATTGATTGCCACTGACATGCATCCTGATTATATGACCAGTTTTTGGAGCAAACAGCAGGGGTTGCCTGTTGAGGTGGTACAGCACCATCACGCCCATATTGCATCCTGCCTGGCCGAGCATCATATCAGGGAAAAGGTGATAGGTTTAAGTTTCGATGGAACAGGCTACGGAACCGATGGCCATATCTGGGGAAGCGAGATCATGCTTTGCGATCTGTGCAGTTTTGAAAGACTTGGACATTTCGAATACCTTCCCATGCCCGGCGGTGACAAGGCAGTGGAAGAACCCTGGCGAATGGCCCTTGCCTGCCTTTTTCTTACATACGGAGAAAGCATCCCCGATCAGGTAAAAAACATCCTGAACTTTATTGAGCCTTCAAAGCTTGACCTAGTCATGACAGCGCTCAAAAACAACATCAACATTTCACGGTCATCAGGCATTGGAAGGTTGTTCGATGCCGCTGCATCCTTACTAGGCTTATGTAATAAACCGAATTTTGAAGCCGAAGGCCCAATGAGACTTGAAGACTGCGCAACTGAAAAAACCCTGGATTTTTATAAAACTGAAATTGAGAAAGGAAGGATTATTAAAGTGAATGGAATCATTGAAGGAATTGTCGATGACTTAAAGGCTGGGGTTAGAAAGGAAATTATTTCAACGCGCTTTCATAATTCAATCATAGAGGCAACCGTTAGCGCAATACCTAAGAATTTGAATTGCAGCATGCCAGAGAAGATTATTCTTTCGGGCGGGGCTTTCCAAAACCGTCGCCTCCTGTCTGGTATTAGGGAAAAATTAGAAGCAAAAGGATTTCAGGTATTGACAAACCACAAGGTTCCCGTCAATGATGGGGGAATTGCTTTAGGTCAGCTAGCCGTTGCCGCTGCAAGGAGGAACAAAATATGTGTCTAAGCATTCCCGCAGAAATAATTTCAATAAATGGCGATGAGGCCGAAGTCTCTGTGAACGGAAACCGGCTGAAGATTTCGCTCATGGTTCTGAAAAATGTGAAGGTGGGTGATTTTATCCTGATTCATTCTGGATTTGCCATTGAAATAATCGACCGTGAGGAAGCCGAAAAAACAATTGAGATTGTCAGGCTAATGAAGGCTGGAAATAACTGATTAGAATATGAATTGGCTTGAAGGATACCGATCCAGGGAACTCTGCGAAGCGCTTGCAATGGAGATCTGTCGGCTGGCAACCCGGCCCATGCGCTTCATGGAGGTTTGTGGAGGTCATACCAGGGCCATCCGCAAGTTCGGTATCCCTTCCTTACTGCCAGAAACCATAAGCCTGCTTTCTGGTCCCGGCTGCCCCGTTTGTGTTACAGGAAGGGCTTTTATCGATCAGGCCATTTCCCTCTCCAGTCAAGAAGATACTGAAGTATGTACCT is part of the Bacteroides sp. genome and encodes:
- the hypF gene encoding carbamoyltransferase HypF is translated as MVEFYSYKNIAVPIKTSYPENAFEINVKGLVQGVGFRPHIYRIALNNKITGWVKNSTIGVQIKAIGNEDHLEKFIRDISLLAPPVAEISEVQVIVSSPNGEKGFHIIPSSGKKEEITEVSPDIAVCADCLKDLENQNHRIDYPLINCTNCGPRFSIIKALPYDRPQTTMAAFPMCSKCSDEYSNIHNRRFHAQPVACNACGPVYSLYSPAGEKIECKNLIREAARILDEGKILAIKGTGGFHLACDALNSETVNRLRTGKLREGKPFAIMFSSIETLSEFASLKLEEKTSITSWQRPIVLVDGKNNLQGTVNAGLTRIGAFLPYMPFQYLLFRHLSTKAIIFTSGNLSEEPVIIDPKVALRKLGQGFDFLIDYNRDIYNRTDDSVVQHIDGNIQIIRRSRGFVPKPITLEFDAEGIFATGAELKNCFCLGKGNLAIMSQHIGDLKNMETFNFFAESLSRFSGLFRFKPLLIATDMHPDYMTSFWSKQQGLPVEVVQHHHAHIASCLAEHHIREKVIGLSFDGTGYGTDGHIWGSEIMLCDLCSFERLGHFEYLPMPGGDKAVEEPWRMALACLFLTYGESIPDQVKNILNFIEPSKLDLVMTALKNNINISRSSGIGRLFDAAASLLGLCNKPNFEAEGPMRLEDCATEKTLDFYKTEIEKGRIIKVNGIIEGIVDDLKAGVRKEIISTRFHNSIIEATVSAIPKNLNCSMPEKIILSGGAFQNRRLLSGIREKLEAKGFQVLTNHKVPVNDGGIALGQLAVAAARRNKICV
- a CDS encoding HypC/HybG/HupF family hydrogenase formation chaperone, with product MCLSIPAEIISINGDEAEVSVNGNRLKISLMVLKNVKVGDFILIHSGFAIEIIDREEAEKTIEIVRLMKAGNN